From Echinicola soli, a single genomic window includes:
- the hflK gene encoding FtsH protease activity modulator HflK: MSNRNFNINIDPDMIKRNLRKIILGLVIIIAAFSAIHTVGPEEEGVVIQMGKFNRTVQPGLNFTLPFGIEKMYKIPVQRQLKQEFGFRTTSSGQRSDYVKEGYQGESTMLTGDLNLTDVEWVVQYRIVDSYKYLFKVRNADKTLRDMSEAAMRKIVGNRTVNEVLTVGRQEVASSVEQLLQELCNEYENGIRVDQVVLQDVNPPDPVKPSFNAVNEAQQERETLINQAEAEYNRVIPRARGVAQETIELAEAFALNRVNRAEGEADRFNSLFEAYSKAPEVTKQRIYLETMEKVLPKLGNKVIVDEKGNNVLPLLNLNKKGGTEK; this comes from the coding sequence CGCAGCATTCAGTGCCATCCATACCGTGGGGCCTGAAGAAGAAGGCGTGGTCATTCAAATGGGGAAGTTTAACCGTACGGTACAGCCCGGACTTAATTTCACTTTGCCTTTTGGTATCGAAAAGATGTATAAAATCCCAGTACAACGGCAGCTCAAACAGGAATTTGGGTTTCGTACCACTTCATCGGGACAGCGGTCAGACTATGTAAAGGAAGGCTATCAGGGCGAATCCACTATGCTTACCGGAGACCTAAATCTGACCGATGTGGAATGGGTCGTACAGTATAGGATCGTTGACTCGTACAAGTATCTCTTTAAAGTAAGAAATGCGGACAAAACACTACGAGACATGTCCGAGGCCGCCATGCGAAAAATCGTAGGTAACAGGACGGTCAATGAAGTACTCACAGTGGGAAGGCAAGAGGTCGCCAGCAGTGTGGAGCAACTCCTTCAGGAACTTTGCAATGAATATGAAAACGGTATCCGGGTGGATCAGGTGGTCCTACAAGATGTCAATCCACCCGATCCAGTAAAACCTTCCTTCAACGCGGTCAATGAAGCCCAGCAGGAAAGGGAAACCCTTATCAATCAGGCCGAGGCTGAATATAACCGTGTGATCCCAAGAGCGCGTGGAGTGGCACAGGAAACAATCGAATTGGCGGAGGCTTTTGCCCTGAACCGGGTCAACCGGGCCGAAGGGGAGGCGGATCGTTTTAACTCCCTTTTTGAGGCGTATAGTAAGGCTCCCGAGGTGACCAAGCAGCGGATTTATTTAGAAACCATGGAAAAAGTACTACCCAAACTGGGCAACAAGGTTATCGTGGATGAAAAAGGCAACAATGTCTTGCCGCTATTAAACCTGAACAAAAAAGGAGGAACAGAGAAATGA
- a CDS encoding response regulator — protein sequence MINVLIADDHRMFIDGLKAMLCDIPGIKVVGEALNGKEALDYCVDQPVDIVIMDINMPVMDGVEATKQLLKCHKALKVLGLSMHNDRHFISDMLKTGAQGYILKNTGKNDLVEAIQTLHSGGTYLGEEVSKTLLTSFMKHPGKTQFYEKLSEREMEVLGCIANGLTTQEIGDKLFISKNTVETHRKNLLYKLQAKNTAELVNNAYKRRLIS from the coding sequence ATGATCAATGTATTGATAGCGGATGACCACCGCATGTTTATAGATGGGCTGAAAGCCATGCTCTGTGACATACCGGGCATCAAGGTGGTGGGTGAAGCTTTGAACGGCAAAGAGGCATTGGATTATTGTGTGGATCAGCCAGTGGACATTGTCATCATGGACATCAACATGCCCGTGATGGACGGGGTAGAGGCCACCAAGCAATTGTTAAAATGCCATAAAGCACTAAAAGTCCTGGGGCTGAGTATGCATAATGACCGGCACTTCATCTCTGATATGCTAAAAACCGGCGCCCAAGGATACATCCTTAAAAATACAGGTAAAAACGACTTGGTAGAAGCCATCCAAACCCTGCATTCAGGAGGCACTTATCTGGGAGAAGAGGTCAGCAAAACCCTGCTCACGAGCTTCATGAAGCATCCTGGCAAAACCCAATTCTATGAAAAGCTCTCTGAAAGGGAAATGGAAGTCCTGGGTTGTATTGCCAATGGCCTCACCACTCAGGAAATCGGTGATAAGCTCTTTATCAGTAAAAATACCGTAGAAACCCACCGCAAAAATCTCCTGTATAAATTACAAGCCAAAAACACCGCTGAACTGGTCAATAACGCTTACAAAAGAAGACTGATCAGTTAA
- the hflC gene encoding protease modulator HflC has translation MKKQIIIYIVLGIIFLIAVNGTVFIMDETQQSIVTQFGKPVGEPRTTPGINFKVPFLQKVQFFDKRYLEWDGDRNQVPTRDKKFIFVDTYARWEITNPLQFFIRLKDERSAQSRLDDILDGETRNAIANHDLLEVVRSSNRNPEVTAQFMEELEVLEDISVGREKIEDIVLSKANERTSDLGVRVLDFKFKRMNYVNEVRDRVYDRMISERNRIADQFRSEGQGEARKIQGNKERDLAKIQSEAFREAEEIKGRADAEATAIYASAYNQNRQAVDLYKFLRTMESFEKSLDENTSIILSTDTEFFRYLNRLD, from the coding sequence ATGAAAAAGCAAATTATTATATACATAGTATTGGGAATTATATTTCTTATTGCCGTCAATGGCACCGTATTTATCATGGATGAAACCCAACAGTCCATCGTAACCCAATTTGGCAAACCTGTAGGGGAACCGCGTACCACGCCTGGCATCAACTTCAAAGTACCCTTTTTGCAAAAGGTGCAGTTCTTTGATAAACGATACCTAGAATGGGACGGTGACCGTAACCAGGTACCGACCAGGGACAAAAAATTTATCTTTGTGGACACATACGCCCGCTGGGAAATCACCAATCCACTACAGTTCTTTATCCGTCTGAAGGATGAAAGATCAGCACAATCCAGACTCGATGATATCTTGGATGGAGAAACCCGCAATGCCATCGCCAATCATGACCTGCTGGAGGTCGTGCGCTCTTCCAACCGGAACCCGGAAGTAACGGCGCAATTTATGGAAGAGCTGGAAGTCCTGGAAGACATCTCCGTAGGCCGGGAAAAAATCGAGGATATCGTCCTGTCCAAAGCCAATGAACGGACATCAGATCTCGGGGTTAGGGTATTGGATTTTAAATTCAAACGCATGAATTATGTAAACGAAGTACGAGACAGGGTGTATGATAGAATGATCAGCGAAAGAAACCGGATCGCTGACCAGTTCCGCTCCGAGGGCCAAGGGGAAGCCCGTAAAATCCAAGGAAACAAAGAAAGGGACTTGGCCAAGATACAATCCGAAGCCTTTCGTGAAGCCGAAGAGATCAAAGGCCGCGCAGATGCCGAAGCCACGGCCATTTATGCCTCTGCTTATAATCAAAATAGACAAGCGGTGGATCTATATAAATTCCTCCGGACCATGGAAAGCTTCGAAAAATCCCTCGATGAAAACACCAGTATCATCCTGTCCACCGATACTGAATTCTTCCGGTATCTGAACAGACTTGATTAA